From Scatophagus argus isolate fScaArg1 chromosome 2, fScaArg1.pri, whole genome shotgun sequence, a single genomic window includes:
- the adra2c gene encoding alpha-2C adrenergic receptor, producing MDFFNSSSLEDRTETENISSNSTSQSQYSQLAIWALAGLVSFLILFTIVGNVLVVIAVLTSRALKPPQNLFLVSLASADILVATLVMPFSLANELMGYWFFGKIWCDIYLALDVLFCTSSIVHLCAISLDRYWSVTQAVEYNLKRTPKRVKGMIVVVWLISAVISFPPLISMDRSSNEASPQCILNDETWYILYSSIGSFFAPCVIMILVYIRIYQVAKTRTRTMSEKKRDVDSPLENGMDQAEPGRGESLKSNRSGSMKEQDRENGHCQEQAARSPLPNEPKHPATDHDDDFDDSSSSDEKPKKNSSSSKHHHDDRKDRKSSRKSSSASKYSSRKSRASSKSMELFSSRRKRRSTVNRKKVSAAREKRFTFVLAVVMGVFVLCWFPFFFSYSLYGICREPCKIPETLFKFFFWIGYCNSSLNPVIYTIFNQDFRRAFQKILCKSWKRSF from the coding sequence ATGGATTTCTTTAATAGCTCCAGCCTGGaggacaggacagagacagaaaatatttcctCTAATTCCACCTCTCAGAGCCAGTACTCCCAGCTCGCTATCTGGGCTCTGGCCGGACTTGTCAGCTTTCTGATTTTGTTTACAATAGTCGGGAACGTCTTGGTCGTTATCGCCGTTTTAACGAGCAGAGCCCTGAAACCACCCCAGAACCTTTTTCTCGTCTCCCTGGCTAGTGCGGACATACTGGTGGCCACCCTGGTCATGCCCTTTTCTCTGGCAAATGAACTCATGGGCTACTGGTTTTTTGGCAAAATTTGGTGTGACATCTACCTGGCTTTGGACGTCTTGTTCTGCACCTCTTCTATTGTTCATCTGTGCGCTATTAGTTTGGACAGGTACTGGTCAGTGACACAGGCAGTAGAGTATAACTTAAAGAGAACGCCTAAAAGAGTTAAAGGGATGATTGTGGTGGTGTGGTTGATCTCAGCTGTCATCTCTTTCCCACCGCTGATATCAATGGACAGGAGCAGCAATGAGGCCAGTCCCCAGTGTATCCTGAATGATGAGACCTGGTACATCCTCTACTCCAGTATTGGTTCATTCTTTGCCCCCTGTGTCATTATGATTCTGGTTTATATTCGAATCTACCAAGTGGCAAAGACCAGGACCAGAACAAtgtcagagaaaaagagggatgTGGACTCGCCACTGGAGAATGGGATGGACCAAGCTGAACCAGGCAGAGGAGAGTCATTAAAGTCCAACAGGAGCGGAAGCATGAAAGAGCAGGACCGTGAGAATGGGCACTGCCAAGAGCAGGCTGCTCGATCCCCTCTCCCAAACGAGCCAAAACATCCTGCGACAGACCATGATGACGACTTTGACGACAGCAGCTCGTCAGATGAGAAACCGAAAAAAAATTCCAGTTCCTCCAAACATCACCACGAtgacagaaaagacaggaagtcCAGCCGAAAAAGCAGCTCCGCCTCTAAATACTCCAGCAGGAAGTCCCGCGCCAGTTCTAAGTCTATGGAGCTGTTCTCATCTCGCCGCAAACGTAGGAGCACCGTCAATCGCAAGAAAGTTTCTGCGGCTCGGGAGAAGCGTTTCACCTTCGTCCTGGCCGTCGTCATGGGTGTTTTCGTCTTGTGCTGGTTCCCATTTTTCTTCTCCTACAGCTTGTATGGAATCTGCAGAGAGCCATGCAAGATCCCAGAGACACTGTTTAAGTTCTTTTTCTGGATTGGCTACTGCAACAGCTCTCTGAACCCGGTCATCTACACCATCTTCAACCAGGACTTCCGCAGAGCCTTCCAGAAGATCCTCTGTAAGTCATGGAAACGTTCTTTCTGA